One Pyxicephalus adspersus chromosome 3, UCB_Pads_2.0, whole genome shotgun sequence genomic window carries:
- the DLC1 gene encoding rho GTPase-activating protein 7 isoform X3 — protein sequence MCREKLEIMILTQIEAKEACDWLRAAGFPQYAQLYEDLLFPIDISAVKRDHDFLDRDAIEALCRRLNTLNKCAVMKLEISPNRKRSEDSDEDEPCAISGKWTFQRDSKRWSRLEELDVFQGHKELLGDSLQLANAASQDSILTDLSEHQEVSSIHSTSSDSQRAHVPSEAGTTRTNSVVSVCSSGNFFANDDSFGSLPSPKELSSFNFNIKVNEKNSRSRTKSLLKRMESLKIKTSHSKKKSQAKTGITISEPILQEGVDDDKLKQLNCVEISSLNGNHINAPKVRKRSISNSTQTSSSSSQSETSSAVSTPSPVTRTRSLSACHKRVGMYLEGFDPFNQSTFSDVLEQNFKNQRSLGEDVFFIPDDHKPGTFPKALSNGNLSPTDSSSSVSWRNGSFHGHDFTRENSVSSVNSCKSSFSSRRRNSCCSEGNRLSIYDNVPGTFLYSSNGDLADLENEDIFPELDDILYHVKGMQRIVNQWTEKFYDEGDSDSALDSVSPCPSSPKQIHLDIDNDCNVLSDLDSTGNSLNECEETTVIQGRRDSGVGASLTRSNRHRFRWHSFQSSHRPSLRSASLQINCQSVTQINLLQKFSLLKLTALLEKYTPSNKHGFSWAVPKFMKRVKVPDYKDKNVFGVPLTVNVQRFGQPLPQCIQQAMRYLRSQCLDQVGLFRKSGVKSRILALREIVENNVDGSIYEGQSAYDVADMLKQYFRDLPEPLLTNKLSETFLQIYQYVPKDQRLQAIKAAIMLLPDENREVLQTLLYFLSDVAAAVDENQMTPTNLAVCLAPSLFHLNTLKRENSSPRVMQRKQSLGKPDQKDLNENLAATQGLAHMIAECKKLFQIPEEMNKCRNSYMEQDLRPACLDELVNGNNEGHSDYQAFLQEGVDSLLKEAKDKFKGWVSCSTSEQADLAYKKVPDGPPLRLWKSTIEIAALPEDVLQRLLKEQHLWDEDLLDSKVIETLDENTDIYQYVQNNMAPHPARDFVVLRSWRRNLPKGACLLQLISVDHEQAPLLGVRVNVFQSKYLIEPCGTGKSKLTYLCRADLRGHMPEWYNKVFGQLCAAEVVRIRDSFINPQPESNNGKSR from the exons AAATAGAAGCCAAAGAAGCATGTGATTGGCTGCGGGCAGCAGGGTTTCCTCAATATGCACAACTATATGAAG ATCTTCTGTTTCCCATTGACATCTCTGCTGTGAAGAGGGACCATGATTTCCTTGATAGAGATGCAATTGAAGCCTTATGCAG gcGGCTAAACACGCTTAATAAATGTGCAGTGATGAAACTTGAAATCAGCCCAAACAGAAAAAGG AGTGAAGATTCAGATGAAGATGAACCCTGCGCCATCAGTGGTAAATGGACATTCCAGAGAGACAGCAAGAGGTGGTCGAGACTGGAAGAGCTGGATGTGTTTCAGGGACATAAAGAGTTGCTTGGAGATTCACTCCAGCTGGCCAATGCTGCAAGTCAGGACAGCATTCTTACAGACCTAAGCGAGCACCAAGAAGTTTCTTCCATTCACAGTACCAGCAGTGACAGCCAAAGAGCACATGTTCCCAGTGAGGCGGGCACCACAAGAACAAACTCCGTTGTCAGCGTATGTTCATCTGGAAACTTTTTTGCCAACGATGACTCATTTGGTAGCCTTCCATCACCGAAAGAACTTTCCAGTTTTAATTTCAACATCAAAGTGAATGAAAAGAACTCAAGGTCTAGAACTAAGAGCCTTCTAAAGAGGATGGAaagtctgaaaataaaaacatctcaCAGCAAAAAGAAATCTCAGGCTAAAACTGGTATAACAATAAGTGAACCTATTTTACAAGAAGGCGTTGATGATGATAAGCTAAAACAACTCAACTGTGTTGAAATATCTTCTCTGAATGGAAACCATATAAATGCCCCAAAAGTACGTAAGAGGAGTATATCAAACTCCACACAGACGAGCAGTAGTAGTAGTCAGTCTGAGACCAGCAGTGCAGTCAGCACCCCAAGTCCTGTTACAAGAACACGAAGCTTAAGTGCGTGTCACAAGAGAGTTGGAATGTATCTAGAAGGCTTTGACCCATTCAACCAGTCAACCTTCAGTGATGTTTTggagcaaaactttaaaaaccaGAGGAGTTTGGGTGAGGATGTATTTTTTATCCCTGACGACCACAAGCCTGGAACCTTTCCCAAAGCACTTTCAAATGGAAATTTGTCTCCTACGGACAGCAGTTCTTCGGTAAGCTGGAGAAATGGCAGTTTTCATGGGCATGATTTCACAAGGGAAAATAGTGTCAGCAGTGTCAACAGCTGCAAAAGTTCTTTCAGCAGTAGGAGGCGCAATTCTTGTTGTTCTGAAGGAAACCGCCTAAGTATCTATGATAATGTCCCAGGGACTTTTTTGTACTCCAGTAATGGTGACCTGGCTGATCTGGAAAATGAGGATATTTTCCCAGAACTGGATGACATCTTATATCATGTGAAAGGAATGCAGAGGATCGTCAACCAATGGACAGAAAAATTTTATGATGAGGGGGATTCAGATTCTGCTCTAGACTCCGTGTCTCCTTGTCCATCTTCTCCAAAGCAGATACATTTAGATATTGATAATGACTGCAATGTGCTCAGTGATCTGGACAGCACAGGGAACTCGCTGAATGAATGTGAGGAGACAACAGTAATCCAAGGGAGGAGAGATTCCGGAGTTGGAGCTTCCTTGACCCGATCCAACAG GCATCGATTCAGATGGCACAGCTTCCAAAGCTCTCACCGCCCCAGCTTGAGATCTGCATCACTGCAAATAAACTGCCAGTCAGTGACTCAGATTAATTTGCTGCAGAAGTTCTCACTTTTGAAGTTAACTGCCCTCCTGGAGAAGTACACACCTTCAAATAAACATGGATTCAGCTG GGCTGTACCAAAGTTTATGAAACGGGTTAAAGTTCCAGACTATAAGGACAAGAATGTGTTTGGTGTTCCACTAACAGTTAATGTGCAGAGGTTTGGTCAGCCATTGCCACAGTGCATACAACAAGCCATGCGTTACTTACGTAGTCAGTGCTTGGATCAG GTGGGACTGTTCAGGAAATCAGGAGTCAAGTCTCGGATTCTGGCATTGCGAGAGATCGTTGAGAACAACGTTGATGGTTCCATATATGAGGGACAATCTGCCTATGACGTGGCTGACATGCTGAAACAGTATTTTAGGGATCTACCGGAACCCCTTCTTACTAACAAACTCTCTGAAACCTTTCTGCAAATCTATCAAT ATGTTCCAAAAGACCAGCGTCTCCAGGCAATCAAGGCAGCCATTATGCTGCTGCCTGATGAGAACAGGGAAGTTCTGCAGACTCTCTTGTACTTCCTGAGCGATGTTGCTGCAGCTGTAGATGAAAACCAGATGACACCCACCAATCTGGCTGTGTGTTTGGCTCCTTCTCTGTTCCACCTCAATACCCTAAAGAGAGAGAACTCCTCTCCTAG GGTCATGCAGAGGAAACAAAGCTTGGGGAAACCTGATCAGAAAGACCTAAATGAAAACCTTGCTGCCACTCAAGGCCTAGCACATATGATTGCTGAATGCAAGAAACTATTTCAG ATTCCTgaagaaatgaataaatgtcGTAATTCATACATGGAGCAGGACCTCAGGCCAGCATGCTTGGATGAGCTGGTCAATGGCAATAACGAGGGACACTCTGACTATCAGGCTTTCCTTCAGGAGGGCGTTGACAGCTTACTGAAAGAAGCCAAGGACAAGTTTAAAGGGTGGGTCAGCTGCTCCACATCTGAACAGGCTGACCTTGCTTACAAAAAA GTCCCTGATGGCCCTCCTCTTCGGCTGTGGAAAAGCACTATCGAAATTGCAGCTCTACCCGAGGATGTTCTTCAGCGTCTACTGAAAGAGCAGCATCTATGGGATGAGGATCTGCTGGACTCAAAAGTTATAGAGACTTTAGATGAGAATACTGACATTTATCAATATGTACAGAATAACATGGCTCCACATCCAGCTAGAGACTTTGTGGTTTTAAG ATCATGGAGAAGAAATTTACCAAAAGGAGCTTGCCTACTACAGCTTATATCAGTGGACCATGAACAAGCTCCTTTACTTGGAGTAAGAGTCAATGTATTTCAGTCCAAATACCTCATTGAACCTTGTGGCACAGGGAAATCCAAGCTTACCTACTTGTGCAGAGCTGATCTGAG ggGCCACATGCCAGAATGGTACAACAAAGTTTTTGGACAGTTATGTGCCGCAGAAGTAGTCAGGATTAGAGAttcattcatcaatccacaaCCAGAAAGCAATAACGGGAAGTCAAGGTGA
- the DLC1 gene encoding rho GTPase-activating protein 7 isoform X2, which translates to MEKLLKNPLRRSLSDHIRNSTAKALDVIWKNAREKRLAEIEAKEACDWLRAAGFPQYAQLYEDLLFPIDISAVKRDHDFLDRDAIEALCRRLNTLNKCAVMKLEISPNRKRSEDSDEDEPCAISGKWTFQRDSKRWSRLEELDVFQGHKELLGDSLQLANAASQDSILTDLSEHQEVSSIHSTSSDSQRAHVPSEAGTTRTNSVVSVCSSGNFFANDDSFGSLPSPKELSSFNFNIKVNEKNSRSRTKSLLKRMESLKIKTSHSKKKSQAKTGITISEPILQEGVDDDKLKQLNCVEISSLNGNHINAPKVRKRSISNSTQTSSSSSQSETSSAVSTPSPVTRTRSLSACHKRVGMYLEGFDPFNQSTFSDVLEQNFKNQRSLGEDVFFIPDDHKPGTFPKALSNGNLSPTDSSSSVSWRNGSFHGHDFTRENSVSSVNSCKSSFSSRRRNSCCSEGNRLSIYDNVPGTFLYSSNGDLADLENEDIFPELDDILYHVKGMQRIVNQWTEKFYDEGDSDSALDSVSPCPSSPKQIHLDIDNDCNVLSDLDSTGNSLNECEETTVIQGRRDSGVGASLTRSNRHRFRWHSFQSSHRPSLRSASLQINCQSVTQINLLQKFSLLKLTALLEKYTPSNKHGFSWAVPKFMKRVKVPDYKDKNVFGVPLTVNVQRFGQPLPQCIQQAMRYLRSQCLDQVGLFRKSGVKSRILALREIVENNVDGSIYEGQSAYDVADMLKQYFRDLPEPLLTNKLSETFLQIYQYVPKDQRLQAIKAAIMLLPDENREVLQTLLYFLSDVAAAVDENQMTPTNLAVCLAPSLFHLNTLKRENSSPRVMQRKQSLGKPDQKDLNENLAATQGLAHMIAECKKLFQIPEEMNKCRNSYMEQDLRPACLDELVNGNNEGHSDYQAFLQEGVDSLLKEAKDKFKGWVSCSTSEQADLAYKKVPDGPPLRLWKSTIEIAALPEDVLQRLLKEQHLWDEDLLDSKVIETLDENTDIYQYVQNNMAPHPARDFVVLRSWRRNLPKGACLLQLISVDHEQAPLLGVRVNVFQSKYLIEPCGTGKSKLTYLCRADLRGHMPEWYNKVFGQLCAAEVVRIRDSFINPQPESNNGKSR; encoded by the exons AAATAGAAGCCAAAGAAGCATGTGATTGGCTGCGGGCAGCAGGGTTTCCTCAATATGCACAACTATATGAAG ATCTTCTGTTTCCCATTGACATCTCTGCTGTGAAGAGGGACCATGATTTCCTTGATAGAGATGCAATTGAAGCCTTATGCAG gcGGCTAAACACGCTTAATAAATGTGCAGTGATGAAACTTGAAATCAGCCCAAACAGAAAAAGG AGTGAAGATTCAGATGAAGATGAACCCTGCGCCATCAGTGGTAAATGGACATTCCAGAGAGACAGCAAGAGGTGGTCGAGACTGGAAGAGCTGGATGTGTTTCAGGGACATAAAGAGTTGCTTGGAGATTCACTCCAGCTGGCCAATGCTGCAAGTCAGGACAGCATTCTTACAGACCTAAGCGAGCACCAAGAAGTTTCTTCCATTCACAGTACCAGCAGTGACAGCCAAAGAGCACATGTTCCCAGTGAGGCGGGCACCACAAGAACAAACTCCGTTGTCAGCGTATGTTCATCTGGAAACTTTTTTGCCAACGATGACTCATTTGGTAGCCTTCCATCACCGAAAGAACTTTCCAGTTTTAATTTCAACATCAAAGTGAATGAAAAGAACTCAAGGTCTAGAACTAAGAGCCTTCTAAAGAGGATGGAaagtctgaaaataaaaacatctcaCAGCAAAAAGAAATCTCAGGCTAAAACTGGTATAACAATAAGTGAACCTATTTTACAAGAAGGCGTTGATGATGATAAGCTAAAACAACTCAACTGTGTTGAAATATCTTCTCTGAATGGAAACCATATAAATGCCCCAAAAGTACGTAAGAGGAGTATATCAAACTCCACACAGACGAGCAGTAGTAGTAGTCAGTCTGAGACCAGCAGTGCAGTCAGCACCCCAAGTCCTGTTACAAGAACACGAAGCTTAAGTGCGTGTCACAAGAGAGTTGGAATGTATCTAGAAGGCTTTGACCCATTCAACCAGTCAACCTTCAGTGATGTTTTggagcaaaactttaaaaaccaGAGGAGTTTGGGTGAGGATGTATTTTTTATCCCTGACGACCACAAGCCTGGAACCTTTCCCAAAGCACTTTCAAATGGAAATTTGTCTCCTACGGACAGCAGTTCTTCGGTAAGCTGGAGAAATGGCAGTTTTCATGGGCATGATTTCACAAGGGAAAATAGTGTCAGCAGTGTCAACAGCTGCAAAAGTTCTTTCAGCAGTAGGAGGCGCAATTCTTGTTGTTCTGAAGGAAACCGCCTAAGTATCTATGATAATGTCCCAGGGACTTTTTTGTACTCCAGTAATGGTGACCTGGCTGATCTGGAAAATGAGGATATTTTCCCAGAACTGGATGACATCTTATATCATGTGAAAGGAATGCAGAGGATCGTCAACCAATGGACAGAAAAATTTTATGATGAGGGGGATTCAGATTCTGCTCTAGACTCCGTGTCTCCTTGTCCATCTTCTCCAAAGCAGATACATTTAGATATTGATAATGACTGCAATGTGCTCAGTGATCTGGACAGCACAGGGAACTCGCTGAATGAATGTGAGGAGACAACAGTAATCCAAGGGAGGAGAGATTCCGGAGTTGGAGCTTCCTTGACCCGATCCAACAG GCATCGATTCAGATGGCACAGCTTCCAAAGCTCTCACCGCCCCAGCTTGAGATCTGCATCACTGCAAATAAACTGCCAGTCAGTGACTCAGATTAATTTGCTGCAGAAGTTCTCACTTTTGAAGTTAACTGCCCTCCTGGAGAAGTACACACCTTCAAATAAACATGGATTCAGCTG GGCTGTACCAAAGTTTATGAAACGGGTTAAAGTTCCAGACTATAAGGACAAGAATGTGTTTGGTGTTCCACTAACAGTTAATGTGCAGAGGTTTGGTCAGCCATTGCCACAGTGCATACAACAAGCCATGCGTTACTTACGTAGTCAGTGCTTGGATCAG GTGGGACTGTTCAGGAAATCAGGAGTCAAGTCTCGGATTCTGGCATTGCGAGAGATCGTTGAGAACAACGTTGATGGTTCCATATATGAGGGACAATCTGCCTATGACGTGGCTGACATGCTGAAACAGTATTTTAGGGATCTACCGGAACCCCTTCTTACTAACAAACTCTCTGAAACCTTTCTGCAAATCTATCAAT ATGTTCCAAAAGACCAGCGTCTCCAGGCAATCAAGGCAGCCATTATGCTGCTGCCTGATGAGAACAGGGAAGTTCTGCAGACTCTCTTGTACTTCCTGAGCGATGTTGCTGCAGCTGTAGATGAAAACCAGATGACACCCACCAATCTGGCTGTGTGTTTGGCTCCTTCTCTGTTCCACCTCAATACCCTAAAGAGAGAGAACTCCTCTCCTAG GGTCATGCAGAGGAAACAAAGCTTGGGGAAACCTGATCAGAAAGACCTAAATGAAAACCTTGCTGCCACTCAAGGCCTAGCACATATGATTGCTGAATGCAAGAAACTATTTCAG ATTCCTgaagaaatgaataaatgtcGTAATTCATACATGGAGCAGGACCTCAGGCCAGCATGCTTGGATGAGCTGGTCAATGGCAATAACGAGGGACACTCTGACTATCAGGCTTTCCTTCAGGAGGGCGTTGACAGCTTACTGAAAGAAGCCAAGGACAAGTTTAAAGGGTGGGTCAGCTGCTCCACATCTGAACAGGCTGACCTTGCTTACAAAAAA GTCCCTGATGGCCCTCCTCTTCGGCTGTGGAAAAGCACTATCGAAATTGCAGCTCTACCCGAGGATGTTCTTCAGCGTCTACTGAAAGAGCAGCATCTATGGGATGAGGATCTGCTGGACTCAAAAGTTATAGAGACTTTAGATGAGAATACTGACATTTATCAATATGTACAGAATAACATGGCTCCACATCCAGCTAGAGACTTTGTGGTTTTAAG ATCATGGAGAAGAAATTTACCAAAAGGAGCTTGCCTACTACAGCTTATATCAGTGGACCATGAACAAGCTCCTTTACTTGGAGTAAGAGTCAATGTATTTCAGTCCAAATACCTCATTGAACCTTGTGGCACAGGGAAATCCAAGCTTACCTACTTGTGCAGAGCTGATCTGAG ggGCCACATGCCAGAATGGTACAACAAAGTTTTTGGACAGTTATGTGCCGCAGAAGTAGTCAGGATTAGAGAttcattcatcaatccacaaCCAGAAAGCAATAACGGGAAGTCAAGGTGA